The following are from one region of the Polaribacter marinaquae genome:
- a CDS encoding AI-2E family transporter — translation MTSKTIANGILRALAIIIGIVLLGYFLYAIQSVIVYIIIASVLSLIARPLIITLRRKLKFPNTLAVVFTMLLMLGFLTGLIVMFIPLVAEQGKSLSLLEVNELQNNIQEIFNQTTSYFASKGIDVLSELKNVDFLSQFKEIPNLLNSVLGAVGSLSVGLFSVLFISFFFMKDSQILKKGVLAIIPNGTETRFSKSLETINNLLSRYFIGLLLQITILFILYTLILLIFGITNAVVIAFLCALLNLIPYVGPMIGAVLMFILSMTSNIGLNFQEEILPTTIYVMIGYLIAQLIDNFASQPLIFSKTTKSHPLEIFLVIIIGGILFGVLGMITAVPCYTALKVILKEFLSDNKIVKSLTKDL, via the coding sequence ATGACTTCTAAAACAATTGCAAACGGTATTTTAAGAGCTTTAGCTATAATAATTGGTATAGTTTTACTTGGTTATTTCTTGTATGCTATTCAGTCTGTAATTGTATATATTATTATTGCAAGTGTACTTTCTTTAATTGCGAGACCACTTATAATTACATTACGAAGAAAATTAAAATTCCCCAATACGCTTGCCGTTGTTTTTACAATGTTATTAATGCTTGGTTTCTTAACAGGCTTAATAGTTATGTTTATACCTTTAGTTGCAGAACAAGGTAAAAGCCTATCGTTATTAGAAGTAAATGAATTGCAGAACAATATTCAAGAAATTTTTAATCAAACAACTTCGTACTTTGCATCTAAAGGTATTGATGTTTTAAGCGAATTAAAAAATGTAGATTTTTTATCTCAATTTAAAGAAATACCAAACCTTTTAAACTCTGTTTTAGGTGCTGTTGGTTCTTTAAGCGTTGGCTTATTTTCTGTATTATTTATTTCTTTCTTTTTTATGAAAGACAGTCAAATATTAAAAAAAGGAGTACTTGCAATTATACCTAACGGTACAGAAACAAGATTTTCTAAATCTTTAGAAACCATTAATAATTTACTTTCTAGATATTTTATTGGTTTGCTACTTCAAATCACAATTCTATTTATTTTATACACTTTAATTTTATTAATTTTTGGTATTACCAATGCTGTTGTTATTGCTTTTCTATGTGCATTATTAAACTTAATACCTTATGTTGGCCCAATGATTGGTGCTGTTTTAATGTTTATTTTATCGATGACAAGTAATATTGGTTTAAACTTTCAAGAAGAAATTTTACCAACTACAATTTATGTAATGATTGGGTATTTAATTGCACAATTAATAGACAATTTTGCAAGTCAACCATTAATTTTTTCGAAAACAACTAAATCTCATCCTTTAGAAATATTTTTAGTAATTATTATTGGAGGCATACTTTTTGGAGTTCTTGGTATGATAACTGCGGTACCTTGCTATACTGCTTTAAAAGTTATTTTAAAAGAGTTTTTATCTGATAATAAAATTGTAAAATCATTAACCAAAGACTTGTAA
- a CDS encoding class I SAM-dependent methyltransferase — MNLAILRTEVQQFILDNLKADITKLILKGSPFKDITVQELANQIVAKQKSEKKLPTWFTADKIYYPAKLSIEQTSSEITGKYKASLVKGNTIIDITGGFGVDCYYFSENFKAVTHCEINTDLSAIVNHNYQQLEKNNIVTFSGNGLDFLKNTDAKFDCIYIDPSRRNDAKGKVFLLKDCLPNVPENIDFLFSKSSIILIKNSPILDITSAINELKFVKEIHVIAVHNEVKELLFILEKEYNNSIKIITVNIGKQKTENFSFIYKQESVSNYSEPLTYLYEPNAAILKSGGFHQITNQLNVFKLQQHSHLYTSENKIDFPGRTFKIEHILNYDKKKIKKILLDNKANITTRNFPKTVAQIRKETKIKDGGNTYLFLTTDFKNNLICIVCSKA; from the coding sequence TTGAATTTAGCCATTTTACGTACAGAAGTTCAGCAATTTATTTTAGATAATTTAAAGGCTGATATTACCAAATTGATTTTAAAAGGAAGCCCTTTTAAAGATATTACTGTACAAGAATTGGCAAACCAAATTGTAGCGAAACAAAAATCTGAAAAAAAACTACCTACTTGGTTTACTGCGGATAAGATTTATTATCCTGCAAAATTAAGTATCGAACAAACTTCTTCTGAAATTACAGGGAAATACAAGGCAAGTCTTGTAAAAGGAAATACTATTATCGATATTACCGGTGGTTTTGGTGTAGATTGTTACTATTTTTCTGAAAACTTTAAAGCAGTTACACATTGCGAAATTAATACTGATTTATCAGCAATTGTAAATCATAATTATCAGCAATTAGAAAAAAACAATATTGTAACTTTTTCTGGAAACGGATTGGATTTCTTAAAAAATACAGATGCAAAATTCGATTGTATTTATATAGATCCTTCTAGAAGAAACGATGCAAAAGGAAAAGTTTTTTTATTAAAAGATTGTTTACCAAATGTGCCAGAAAACATAGATTTTTTGTTTTCTAAATCGAGTATAATCTTAATTAAAAATTCACCAATTTTAGACATTACAAGTGCTATTAACGAGCTTAAATTTGTCAAAGAAATTCATGTAATAGCGGTTCATAACGAAGTTAAAGAGTTACTATTCATTTTAGAAAAAGAGTATAATAATTCTATCAAAATCATTACCGTAAATATTGGTAAACAAAAAACAGAAAATTTTAGTTTTATTTATAAACAAGAGTCTGTTTCTAATTATTCTGAACCACTTACCTATTTGTACGAGCCAAATGCTGCGATTCTAAAATCTGGCGGATTCCATCAAATTACAAATCAGTTAAACGTTTTTAAACTTCAGCAACACTCGCATTTATATACATCAGAAAATAAAATAGATTTTCCGGGTCGAACTTTTAAAATTGAACATATTTTAAATTACGATAAGAAGAAGATTAAAAAAATCTTGTTAGATAATAAAGCGAATATTACGACTCGAAATTTCCCTAAAACAGTAGCGCAAATTAGAAAAGAAACTAAAATTAAAGATGGTGGAAATACATATCTTTTTTTAACAACAGATTTTAAAAATAACTTAATTTGTATTGTTTGCTCCAAAGCATAA
- the fdhD gene encoding formate dehydrogenase accessory sulfurtransferase FdhD has translation MQTFIYQGLKITDSNQSSIEDNLVVEAPLQININNDAYTVVMRTPDNDFELIRGLLYAEDIYKKSSALEFEIIKTTQNIPAIINVNISKENLGKGYLNKRTLLSVSSCGICGKQELKDLEISGKKLSNKNLLSANKIHKMFVKMSALQNTFKDSGGSHAAAIFDKKNNLLSIKEDIGRHNAVDKIVGDLLINNNLKAANYLLVSGRVSYEIVSKAFIAKIPVIIAVSACSSLAVDFAKEFGICLIGFTRDNKMTVYANPSYIQNNETYV, from the coding sequence ATGCAAACATTTATTTACCAAGGATTAAAAATTACAGACTCAAATCAATCTTCTATTGAAGATAATTTAGTTGTAGAAGCACCTTTACAGATAAATATTAATAATGATGCATATACTGTTGTAATGCGAACTCCTGATAACGATTTTGAACTTATTAGAGGTTTACTTTACGCCGAAGATATTTATAAAAAAAGTAGTGCTCTTGAGTTCGAAATCATAAAAACTACACAGAATATTCCTGCAATTATAAATGTAAACATCAGCAAAGAAAACTTAGGAAAAGGCTATTTAAACAAACGCACTTTATTGTCTGTTTCTTCTTGCGGAATTTGCGGAAAACAAGAATTAAAAGACTTAGAAATTTCTGGAAAAAAATTATCAAATAAAAATCTTCTTTCAGCAAACAAAATTCATAAAATGTTTGTTAAAATGAGTGCTTTACAAAACACTTTCAAAGATTCTGGAGGTAGTCATGCAGCTGCAATTTTTGATAAAAAAAATAATTTATTGTCTATTAAAGAAGATATTGGTAGGCACAATGCAGTAGATAAAATTGTTGGCGATTTATTAATCAATAATAATTTAAAAGCTGCAAATTATTTATTGGTAAGTGGTAGAGTTTCTTATGAAATCGTTTCGAAAGCATTTATCGCTAAAATACCTGTAATTATTGCCGTTTCTGCTTGTTCTTCTTTGGCCGTAGATTTTGCTAAAGAATTCGGTATCTGCTTAATAGGTTTTACGAGAGACAACAAAATGACAGTTTACGCAAATCCATCATACATTCAAAATAACGAAACTTATGTCTAA
- a CDS encoding FdhF/YdeP family oxidoreductase yields MSKNTNAQPPEKLTGIKLKDIPDSAVGFKAITSALKHVTKEVGLVKGIGLLKNLNQKDGFDCPGCAWPDPDAKRAFLAEYCENGAKAVAEEATKDKVSPLFFATHSVNELSKLSDYEIGKSGRITQPMYLPEGKDNYEEISWENAFSIIGQELNALQSPDEAIFYTSGRTSNEAAYLYQLFVRHYGTNNLPDCSNMCHESSGSALSETLGIGKGSVTLEDFNHADLVIVMGQNPGTNHPRMLTALGETKNNGGKIITVNPLPEVGLLNYKDPQDPLKWVGSGQDLTDLFLQVKINGDVALLKIILKLMKEKEVASPNSVFNHEFINSKTEGLDALLNDLDTFSIEELLPQTGLTLEEIEKATELIINNDKIIICWAMGLTQHKNAVDNIRELVNILLLKGSIGKKGAGTCPVRGHSNVQGDRTMGIWEKMPDSFIDNLEKEFSFKAPRKHGYDVVNSIEAMHKGKAKVFIGMGGNFVSATPDTEYTADALRNCNLTVHISTKLNRSHLIHGKQALILPCLGRSEKDITANGEQFITVENSMGVVHQSKGHLKPHSPFLLSETAIVAGMATATLVNSNVNWTKLASDYDLIRNKIEATIPGFDNYNEKARIKGGFYLPNNARDNNFSPTATGKANFTLNQPSDLNLNKNEFIMMTIRTHDQYNTTIYGLNDRYRGVLNERRIVFMNEEDMKENNLNQLDLVDLVSHFNNQKRIAKGFLVVKYDIPKQCTATYFPEANVLVPIKSVARKSNTPTSKTVIITVEKR; encoded by the coding sequence ATGTCTAAAAATACAAACGCACAACCACCAGAAAAACTTACCGGAATTAAGTTAAAAGACATTCCAGATTCTGCGGTTGGCTTTAAAGCAATTACTTCCGCATTAAAGCATGTTACAAAAGAAGTTGGTTTGGTAAAAGGTATTGGTTTATTAAAAAATTTAAATCAAAAAGATGGTTTTGATTGCCCTGGTTGCGCATGGCCAGATCCAGATGCTAAAAGAGCTTTTTTAGCAGAATATTGTGAAAACGGTGCAAAGGCTGTTGCCGAAGAAGCTACCAAAGATAAAGTTTCGCCGCTATTTTTTGCAACACATTCTGTTAACGAACTTTCTAAATTATCTGATTATGAAATTGGAAAAAGCGGACGAATTACACAACCCATGTATTTGCCAGAAGGAAAAGATAACTACGAAGAAATTTCTTGGGAAAACGCTTTTTCTATAATTGGACAAGAATTAAATGCTTTACAATCTCCAGACGAGGCAATTTTTTACACCTCTGGAAGAACAAGTAACGAGGCAGCATATTTATATCAATTGTTTGTTAGACATTACGGTACTAATAATTTACCAGATTGTTCTAATATGTGTCATGAATCTAGTGGTAGCGCACTTTCAGAAACGTTAGGAATTGGTAAAGGATCTGTTACTTTAGAGGATTTTAATCATGCTGATTTAGTTATAGTTATGGGGCAAAACCCAGGAACTAATCACCCAAGAATGTTAACCGCATTAGGAGAAACTAAAAATAATGGCGGAAAAATAATTACTGTAAATCCGTTACCAGAAGTAGGCTTACTAAATTATAAAGATCCACAGGATCCATTAAAATGGGTTGGTTCTGGTCAAGATTTAACCGATTTATTTTTACAAGTAAAAATAAACGGTGACGTTGCCTTACTTAAAATTATTTTAAAATTAATGAAAGAAAAAGAAGTAGCATCGCCTAATTCTGTTTTTAATCATGAATTTATAAATAGCAAAACCGAAGGTTTAGATGCTCTTTTAAATGATCTTGATACTTTTTCTATTGAAGAATTATTACCTCAAACAGGTTTAACCCTAGAAGAAATTGAAAAAGCTACCGAATTAATAATTAATAATGATAAAATAATTATTTGTTGGGCCATGGGCTTAACCCAGCATAAAAATGCAGTTGATAATATTAGAGAGTTAGTTAATATTCTTCTGTTAAAAGGAAGTATTGGTAAAAAAGGTGCCGGAACTTGCCCCGTTCGTGGTCATTCTAATGTTCAAGGAGATAGAACTATGGGTATTTGGGAAAAAATGCCGGATTCGTTTATCGATAATTTAGAAAAAGAGTTTTCATTTAAAGCACCCAGAAAACATGGTTATGATGTTGTAAACTCTATAGAAGCTATGCATAAAGGTAAAGCTAAGGTTTTTATTGGAATGGGTGGTAATTTTGTTTCTGCAACTCCAGATACAGAATACACAGCAGATGCATTAAGAAACTGTAATCTTACAGTTCATATTTCTACAAAACTAAATAGAAGTCATTTAATTCACGGTAAACAAGCATTAATTTTGCCGTGTTTAGGACGCTCAGAAAAAGATATTACTGCCAATGGAGAACAATTTATAACCGTAGAAAATTCTATGGGAGTTGTGCATCAATCTAAAGGTCATTTAAAACCTCACTCTCCTTTTTTATTAAGTGAAACTGCAATTGTTGCAGGTATGGCAACTGCTACTTTAGTTAATTCGAATGTGAATTGGACCAAACTTGCTTCTGATTATGATTTAATCAGAAATAAAATTGAAGCAACAATTCCTGGTTTTGATAACTATAATGAAAAAGCAAGAATTAAAGGCGGCTTTTATTTACCCAACAACGCTAGAGATAACAACTTCTCTCCTACTGCCACAGGAAAAGCAAATTTTACACTAAATCAACCATCTGATTTAAATTTAAATAAAAATGAATTTATAATGATGACAATTAGAACTCACGATCAATATAACACAACTATCTATGGCTTAAATGATCGATATAGAGGAGTTTTAAACGAAAGAAGAATTGTTTTTATGAATGAAGAAGACATGAAGGAAAACAATTTAAATCAATTAGATTTAGTAGATTTGGTGAGTCATTTTAACAATCAAAAAAGAATTGCAAAAGGATTCTTAGTTGTAAAATACGATATACCCAAGCAATGTACAGCAACTTACTTTCCAGAAGCAAATGTGCTTGTACCAATAAAAAGTGTGGCTAGAAAAAGTAACACACCAACATCAAAAACAGTTATTATTACAGTTGAAAAAAGATAA